Proteins co-encoded in one Perca flavescens isolate YP-PL-M2 chromosome 11, PFLA_1.0, whole genome shotgun sequence genomic window:
- the LOC114563673 gene encoding uncharacterized protein LOC114563673 has translation MRQFRPASATQADINCAGIGKTGRHRQYQPASARQAGIGKTGRHRQYQPASARQAGIGKTGRHRQYQPASARQAGIGKTGRHRQYQPASARQAGIGNTSRHRPHQLASARQAGIGNTGRHRQYRPASAIPAGIGKTGRHWQYQPALAAPAGIGKSGRHRPLQQASAAPATQPASHAENRAGIGKTGKTIPFAWYIMHSEDYEGQVKEKGDMKTFYFIHMIQMIYYVDNLADTIKFYHSLLKNNGRLMIIIGADNSGWDVLWTYTKELCVGAITEWRLSREVISCLKSQGLKYEEHITECFNPSSQTVQSAEFLYSQR, from the exons ATGCGGCAATTCAGGCCGGCATCGGCCACTCAAGCAGACATCAACTGCGCCGGCATCGGCAAGACAGGCCGGCATCGGCAATACCAGCCGGCATCGGCAAGACAGGCCGGCATCGGCAAGACAGGCCGGCATCGGCAATACCAGCCGGCATCGGCAAGACAGGCCGGCATCGGCAAGACAGGCCGGCATCGGCAATACCAGCCGGCATCGGCAAGACAGGCCGGCATCGGCAAGACAGGCCGGCATCGGCAATACCAGCCGGCATCGGCAAGACAGGCCGGCATCGGCAATACCAGCCGGCATCGGCCGCACCAGCTGGCCTCGGCAAGACAGGCCGGCATCGGCAATACCGGCCGGCATCGGCAATACCGGCCGGCATCGGCAATACCGGCTGGCATTGGCAAGACAGGCCGGCATTGGCAATACCAGCCGGCATTGGCCGCACCAGCCGGCATCGGCAAGTCAGGCCGGCATCGGCCGCTCCAGCAGGCATCGGCCGCACCAGCAACTCAGCCGGCATCACATGCGGAAAATCGGGCCGGCATCGGCAAGACAGGCAAAACGATCCCATTTGCTTGGTATATCATGCACAGTGAGGACTACGAGGGGCAAGTCAAAGAAAAAGGAGACATGAAGACTTTTTACTTCATACACATGATTCAG ATGATCTACTATGTGGATAACCTCGCTGACACCATCAAGTTCTACCATAGCCTTCTGAAGAACAATGGCAGGCTTATGATCATCATTGGAGCAG ATAACAGTGGCTGGGACGTCCTGTGGACTTACACAAAGGAGCTCTGCGTTGGTGCCATCACAGAGTGGCGCTTATCAAGAGAGGTTATTTCCTGCCTGAAGAGCCAGGGTCTGAAATATGAGGAGCATATCACTGAGTGCTTTAATCCAAGCAGCCAGACTGTCCAGTCTGCTGAATTTCTTTACAGTCAAAGATAA